Proteins from a genomic interval of Pseudomonas anuradhapurensis:
- the urtE gene encoding urea ABC transporter ATP-binding subunit UrtE, producing the protein MLKIDTLHQYYGGSHILRGLSFEARVGEITCLLGRNGVGKTTLLRCLMGLVPVRDGSIEWEGKPITALKPQQRVHAGIAYVPQGREIFPRLSVEENLLMGLSRFPAREAREVPAFIYELFPVLEQMKQRRGGDLSGGQQQQLAIGRALASRPRLLILDEPTEGIQPSVIKEIGAVIRRLAERGDMAILLVEQFYDFAEALADQYLVMARGEIIQRGRGENMQAEGVRGLVTI; encoded by the coding sequence ATGCTCAAGATCGACACCCTGCACCAGTATTACGGCGGCAGCCACATCCTGCGCGGCCTGTCCTTCGAAGCCAGGGTCGGTGAAATCACCTGCCTGCTGGGGCGCAACGGGGTGGGCAAGACCACCTTGCTGCGTTGCCTGATGGGCCTGGTACCCGTGCGCGACGGCAGCATCGAATGGGAAGGCAAGCCGATCACCGCACTCAAACCCCAGCAACGGGTCCATGCCGGCATCGCCTACGTACCCCAGGGCCGCGAGATCTTTCCGCGCCTGAGCGTCGAGGAAAACCTGCTGATGGGCCTGTCGCGCTTCCCCGCCCGCGAAGCCCGTGAAGTGCCAGCGTTCATCTACGAGCTGTTCCCGGTACTCGAGCAGATGAAGCAACGCCGTGGCGGCGACCTGTCCGGCGGCCAGCAGCAACAGCTGGCCATCGGCCGAGCCCTGGCCAGCCGCCCGCGCCTGCTGATCCTCGACGAGCCGACCGAAGGCATCCAGCCCTCGGTGATCAAGGAAATCGGCGCGGTCATCCGCCGCCTGGCCGAACGTGGCGACATGGCCATCCTGCTGGTGGAGCAGTTCTATGATTTCGCCGAGGCGCTGGCCGACCAGTACCTGGTGATGGCCCGTGGCGAGATCATCCAGCGTGGCCGTGGCGAAAACATGCAGGCGGAAGGTGTGCGCGGGCTGGTAACCATTTAA
- a CDS encoding GNAT family N-acetyltransferase produces MTHHIRDALPTDVAGILDIYNDAVRNTTAIWNETPVDLGNRQAWFESRAQQGYPILVAVDDSGVLGYASFGDWRPFEGFRHTVEHSVYVRGDQRGKGLGPQLMAALIERARDCGKHVMVAAIESGNAASVRLHERLGFVVTGQMPQVGVKFGRWLDLTFMQLVLNPGAEPN; encoded by the coding sequence ATGACGCACCACATCCGCGACGCCCTACCCACCGACGTGGCGGGCATCCTCGACATCTACAACGACGCGGTGCGCAACACCACGGCGATCTGGAACGAAACCCCGGTTGACCTGGGCAACCGCCAGGCCTGGTTCGAATCACGGGCGCAGCAGGGCTACCCGATCCTGGTGGCGGTGGATGACAGCGGCGTGCTCGGCTATGCCTCGTTTGGCGACTGGCGGCCGTTCGAGGGCTTTCGCCATACCGTGGAACATTCGGTGTATGTCCGTGGCGACCAACGTGGCAAGGGCCTGGGGCCGCAGCTGATGGCGGCACTGATCGAACGCGCGCGGGATTGCGGCAAGCATGTAATGGTCGCGGCCATCGAGAGCGGCAATGCCGCGTCGGTGCGCCTGCACGAGCGGCTGGGCTTCGTGGTGACCGGGCAGATGCCGCAGGTGGGGGTGAAGTTTGGCCGCTGGCTGGACTTGACCTTCATGCAACTGGTGCTGAACCCAGGGGCTGAACCCAACTGA
- a CDS encoding chaperone modulator CbpM — protein sequence MSSTLIVQLDMRTLCQEADLTADCVIEIVEHGIVEPSGRTPEDWLFDDQAPLLAKRAAKLHEELELEWEGVALALELLQEVRQLRSENSMLRQRLGRFIQM from the coding sequence ATGAGCAGCACCCTGATCGTTCAACTGGACATGCGTACCTTGTGTCAGGAGGCCGACCTCACGGCTGACTGCGTGATCGAAATCGTCGAGCACGGCATTGTCGAACCCTCCGGGCGAACGCCGGAGGACTGGTTGTTCGACGATCAGGCACCGTTGCTGGCCAAACGCGCGGCCAAGCTGCACGAGGAGCTGGAGCTGGAGTGGGAAGGGGTGGCCCTGGCGCTGGAGCTGTTGCAGGAGGTGCGGCAGTTGCGTAGCGAGAACAGCATGCTGAGGCAGCGCTTGGGCAGGTTCATCCAGATGTGA